A stretch of Equus caballus isolate H_3958 breed thoroughbred chromosome 11, TB-T2T, whole genome shotgun sequence DNA encodes these proteins:
- the LOC100065718 gene encoding amine oxidase [copper-containing] 3 isoform X2: protein MTVFIILSLCSVLMVGVGEGGAGSEEGVERECKPGQPPLCPSIRPSAQPWTHPGQSQLFADLSREELMAVMSFLTQQLGPGLVDAAQARPSDNCVFSVELQLPPKAAALAHLDRGSPPPAREALAIVFFGGQPQPNVSELVVGPLPQPSYMRDVTVERHGGPLPYYRRPVLIQEYLDIDQMIFDRELPKAAGLLHHCCFYKHQGQNLVTMNTAPRGLQSGDRATWFGLYHNISGAGFFLHPVGLELLVDHKALDPARWTIRKVFFQGRYYESLAQLEDQFEAGLVNVVLVPDNGTGGSWSLKSQVPPGPAPPLQVHPEGPRFSVQGNQVASSLWTFSFGLGAFSGPRIFDIRFQGERIAYELSLQEALAVYGGNSPSSLRSRYIDGGFGLGHFSSPLTRGVDCPYLATYMDWHFLLESQDPKTIHDAFCVFEQNQGLPLRRHHSDIHSHYFGGLAETVLVVRSVSTMLNYDYVWDMVFHPNGAIEVKFHATGYISSTFLFGAARRYGNQVGDHTLGTIHTHSAHFKVDLDVGGLENWVWAEDMAFDLSSVPWSPEHQIQRLRVTRKLLETEEQAAFPLGGTHPRYLYLASNHSNKWGHPRGYRIQMLSFAGEPLPQNSSMERAFSWGRYQLAVTQRKEGEPSSTSIYNLNDPWTPTVGFTDFINNETVAGRDLVAWVTAGFLHIPHAEDVPNTVTVGNGVGFFLRPYNFFDQDPSFDSADAVYFRGDQDAGACEVNHLACLPEAAACVPNLPAFSHGGFSRN from the exons ATGACTGTCTTCATTATTTTGTCCCTGTGTAGTGTTCTCATGGTAGGCGTGGGTGAAGGTGGAGCTGGGAGTGAGGAAGGAGTTGAGAGGGAATGTAAACCtggccagcctcccctctgcccctccatACGTCCCAGTGCCCAGCCCTGGACACACCCTGGCCAGAGCCAGCTGTTTGCAGACCTGAGCCGAGAGGAGCTGATGGCTGTGATGAGCTTTCTGACCCAGCagctggggcctggcctggtggatGCTGCCCAGGCCCGCCCCTCGGACAACTGCGTATTCTCAGTGGAGCTGCAGCTACCCCCCAAGGCTGCAGCCCTGGCCCACCTGGACAGGGGAAGTCCCCCGCCTGCCCGAGAGGCACTGGCCATTGTCTTCTTTGGCGGACAACCCCAGCCCAATGTGAGTGAGCTGGTGGTGGGACCACTGCCCCAGCCCTCCTACATGCGGGATGTGACCGTGGAACGTCATGGGGGCCCCCTGCCCTATTACCGACGCCCCGTGCTGATCCAAGAGTACCTGGACATAGACCAGATGATCTTTGACAGAGAGCTGCCCAAGGCTGCTGGTCTCCTCCACCACTGTTGCTTCTACAAACACCAAGGGCAGAACCTGGTGACGATGAACACAGCCCCCCGTGGTTTGCAATCAGGAGACCGGGCCACCTGGTTTGGCCTCTACCATAACATCTCAGGAGCTGGGTTTTTCCTGCACCCTGTAGGGTTGGAGTTGCTGGTAGACCACAAGGCTCTGGACCCTGCCCGCTGGACCATCCGGAAGGTGTTCTTTCAAGGCCGCTACTATGAGAGTCTGGCCCAGCTGGAGGACCAGtttgaggctggcctggtgaaTGTGGTGCTGGTCCCAGACAATGGCACAGGTGGGTCCTGGTCCCTGAAGTCCCAGGTGCCCCCGGGTCCGGCTCCCCCTCTGCAAGTCCATCCCGAGGGTCCCCGCTTCAGTGTCCAGGGGAACCAAGTGGCCTCTTCATTGTGGACTTTCTCCTTTGGCCTGGGAGCTTTCAGTGGCCCAAGGATATTTGACATCCGCTTCCAAGGGGAGAGAATAGCCTATGAACTTAGCCTCCAGGAGGCCTTGGCTGTCTATGGTGGCAATTCTCCTTCTTCTTTGCGAAGCCGGTACATAGATGGTGGCTTTGGCTTGGGGCACTTCTCTTCACCCCTGACCCGTGGGGTGGACTGCCCCTACCTGGCCACCTACATGGATTGGCACTTCCTTTTGGAGTCCCAAGACCCCAAGACAATACATGACGCCTTTTGTGTGTTTGAACAGAATCAGGGCCTCCCCCTGAGGCGACACCACTCAGATATCCACTCCCATTATTTTGGGGGACTTGCAGAGACAGTGCTGGTTGTCAGATCTGTGTCTACCATGCTCAACTATGATTATGTGTGGGATATGGTCTTCCACCCCAACGGGGCCATAGAAGTCAAATTCCACGCCACGGGCTACATCAGCTCCACGTTCCTCTTTGGTGCTGCCCGAAGGTACGGGAACCAGGTTGGGGACCACACGCTGGGCACCATCCACACCCACAGCGCCCATTTCAAGGTGGATCTGGATGTAGGAG GACTGGAGAACTGGGTGTGGGCTGAGGACATGGCCTTTGACCTAAGCTCAGTACCCTGGAGCCCTGAGCACCAGATACAGAGACTGCGAGTGACCCGGAAGCTGCTGGAGACAGAGGAGCAGGCCGCCTTCCCCCTGGGAGGCACCCACCCTCGCTACCTGTACCTGGCCAGCAACCATAGCAACAAGTGGGGTCACCCAAGGGGCTATCGTATCCAGATGCTCAGCTTTGCTGGGGAGCCGCTGCCCCAGAACAGCTCCATGGAGAGAGCCTTCAGCTGGGGCAG GTACCAGCTGGCTGTGACCCAGCGGAAGGAGGGGGAgcccagcagcaccagcatctACAATTTGAATGACCCTTGGACACCCACTGTGGGCTTCACTGACTTCATCAACAATGAGACCGTGGCAGGGCGG GACTTGGTGGCCTGGGTGACAGCTGGTTTCCTGCACATCCCACATGCAGAGGACGTTCCCAACACGGTGACCGTGGGGAACGGTGTGGGCTTCTTCCTTCGACCCTATAACTTCTTTGACCAGGACCCCTCGTTCGATTCTGCTGATGCCGTCTACTTCCGGGGGGACCAGGATGCTGGAGCCTGTGAGGTCAACCACCTAGCTTGCCTCCCCGAGGCTGCTGCCTGTGTCCCCAACCTCCCTGCCTTCTCCCATGGGGGCTTCTCTCGCAACTAG
- the LOC100065718 gene encoding amine oxidase [copper-containing] 3 isoform X1: MTVFIILSLCSVLMVGVGEGGAGSEEGVERECKPGQPPLCPSIRPSAQPWTHPGQSQLFADLSREELMAVMSFLTQQLGPGLVDAAQARPSDNCVFSVELQLPPKAAALAHLDRGSPPPAREALAIVFFGGQPQPNVSELVVGPLPQPSYMRDVTVERHGGPLPYYRRPVLIQEYLDIDQMIFDRELPKAAGLLHHCCFYKHQGQNLVTMNTAPRGLQSGDRATWFGLYHNISGAGFFLHPVGLELLVDHKALDPARWTIRKVFFQGRYYESLAQLEDQFEAGLVNVVLVPDNGTGGSWSLKSQVPPGPAPPLQVHPEGPRFSVQGNQVASSLWTFSFGLGAFSGPRIFDIRFQGERIAYELSLQEALAVYGGNSPSSLRSRYIDGGFGLGHFSSPLTRGVDCPYLATYMDWHFLLESQDPKTIHDAFCVFEQNQGLPLRRHHSDIHSHYFGGLAETVLVVRSVSTMLNYDYVWDMVFHPNGAIEVKFHATGYISSTFLFGAARRYGNQVGDHTLGTIHTHSAHFKVDLDVGGQKEPNSVPGLLGCSDLKWTTLPCSPSEGGLENWVWAEDMAFDLSSVPWSPEHQIQRLRVTRKLLETEEQAAFPLGGTHPRYLYLASNHSNKWGHPRGYRIQMLSFAGEPLPQNSSMERAFSWGRYQLAVTQRKEGEPSSTSIYNLNDPWTPTVGFTDFINNETVAGRDLVAWVTAGFLHIPHAEDVPNTVTVGNGVGFFLRPYNFFDQDPSFDSADAVYFRGDQDAGACEVNHLACLPEAAACVPNLPAFSHGGFSRN; encoded by the exons ATGACTGTCTTCATTATTTTGTCCCTGTGTAGTGTTCTCATGGTAGGCGTGGGTGAAGGTGGAGCTGGGAGTGAGGAAGGAGTTGAGAGGGAATGTAAACCtggccagcctcccctctgcccctccatACGTCCCAGTGCCCAGCCCTGGACACACCCTGGCCAGAGCCAGCTGTTTGCAGACCTGAGCCGAGAGGAGCTGATGGCTGTGATGAGCTTTCTGACCCAGCagctggggcctggcctggtggatGCTGCCCAGGCCCGCCCCTCGGACAACTGCGTATTCTCAGTGGAGCTGCAGCTACCCCCCAAGGCTGCAGCCCTGGCCCACCTGGACAGGGGAAGTCCCCCGCCTGCCCGAGAGGCACTGGCCATTGTCTTCTTTGGCGGACAACCCCAGCCCAATGTGAGTGAGCTGGTGGTGGGACCACTGCCCCAGCCCTCCTACATGCGGGATGTGACCGTGGAACGTCATGGGGGCCCCCTGCCCTATTACCGACGCCCCGTGCTGATCCAAGAGTACCTGGACATAGACCAGATGATCTTTGACAGAGAGCTGCCCAAGGCTGCTGGTCTCCTCCACCACTGTTGCTTCTACAAACACCAAGGGCAGAACCTGGTGACGATGAACACAGCCCCCCGTGGTTTGCAATCAGGAGACCGGGCCACCTGGTTTGGCCTCTACCATAACATCTCAGGAGCTGGGTTTTTCCTGCACCCTGTAGGGTTGGAGTTGCTGGTAGACCACAAGGCTCTGGACCCTGCCCGCTGGACCATCCGGAAGGTGTTCTTTCAAGGCCGCTACTATGAGAGTCTGGCCCAGCTGGAGGACCAGtttgaggctggcctggtgaaTGTGGTGCTGGTCCCAGACAATGGCACAGGTGGGTCCTGGTCCCTGAAGTCCCAGGTGCCCCCGGGTCCGGCTCCCCCTCTGCAAGTCCATCCCGAGGGTCCCCGCTTCAGTGTCCAGGGGAACCAAGTGGCCTCTTCATTGTGGACTTTCTCCTTTGGCCTGGGAGCTTTCAGTGGCCCAAGGATATTTGACATCCGCTTCCAAGGGGAGAGAATAGCCTATGAACTTAGCCTCCAGGAGGCCTTGGCTGTCTATGGTGGCAATTCTCCTTCTTCTTTGCGAAGCCGGTACATAGATGGTGGCTTTGGCTTGGGGCACTTCTCTTCACCCCTGACCCGTGGGGTGGACTGCCCCTACCTGGCCACCTACATGGATTGGCACTTCCTTTTGGAGTCCCAAGACCCCAAGACAATACATGACGCCTTTTGTGTGTTTGAACAGAATCAGGGCCTCCCCCTGAGGCGACACCACTCAGATATCCACTCCCATTATTTTGGGGGACTTGCAGAGACAGTGCTGGTTGTCAGATCTGTGTCTACCATGCTCAACTATGATTATGTGTGGGATATGGTCTTCCACCCCAACGGGGCCATAGAAGTCAAATTCCACGCCACGGGCTACATCAGCTCCACGTTCCTCTTTGGTGCTGCCCGAAGGTACGGGAACCAGGTTGGGGACCACACGCTGGGCACCATCCACACCCACAGCGCCCATTTCAAGGTGGATCTGGATGTAGGAG GTCAGAAAGAACCCAACTCTGTACCTGGCCTGCTAGGCTGCTCCGACCTCAAGTGGACCACCCTCCCTTGCAGCCCCTCAGAAGGAG GACTGGAGAACTGGGTGTGGGCTGAGGACATGGCCTTTGACCTAAGCTCAGTACCCTGGAGCCCTGAGCACCAGATACAGAGACTGCGAGTGACCCGGAAGCTGCTGGAGACAGAGGAGCAGGCCGCCTTCCCCCTGGGAGGCACCCACCCTCGCTACCTGTACCTGGCCAGCAACCATAGCAACAAGTGGGGTCACCCAAGGGGCTATCGTATCCAGATGCTCAGCTTTGCTGGGGAGCCGCTGCCCCAGAACAGCTCCATGGAGAGAGCCTTCAGCTGGGGCAG GTACCAGCTGGCTGTGACCCAGCGGAAGGAGGGGGAgcccagcagcaccagcatctACAATTTGAATGACCCTTGGACACCCACTGTGGGCTTCACTGACTTCATCAACAATGAGACCGTGGCAGGGCGG GACTTGGTGGCCTGGGTGACAGCTGGTTTCCTGCACATCCCACATGCAGAGGACGTTCCCAACACGGTGACCGTGGGGAACGGTGTGGGCTTCTTCCTTCGACCCTATAACTTCTTTGACCAGGACCCCTCGTTCGATTCTGCTGATGCCGTCTACTTCCGGGGGGACCAGGATGCTGGAGCCTGTGAGGTCAACCACCTAGCTTGCCTCCCCGAGGCTGCTGCCTGTGTCCCCAACCTCCCTGCCTTCTCCCATGGGGGCTTCTCTCGCAACTAG
- the LOC100065718 gene encoding primary amine oxidase, liver isozyme isoform X3, producing the protein MTVFIILSLCSVLMVGVGEGGAGSEEGVERECKPGQPPLCPSIRPSAQPWTHPGQSQLFADLSREELMAVMSFLTQQLGPGLVDAAQARPSDNCVFSVELQLPPKAAALAHLDRGSPPPAREALAIVFFGGQPQPNVSELVVGPLPQPSYMRDVTVERHGGPLPYYRRPVLIQEYLDIDQMIFDRELPKAAGLLHHCCFYKHQGQNLVTMNTAPRGLQSGDRATWFGLYHNISGAGFFLHPVGLELLVDHKALDPARWTIRKVFFQGRYYESLAQLEDQFEAGLVNVVLVPDNGTETVLVVRSVSTMLNYDYVWDMVFHPNGAIEVKFHATGYISSTFLFGAARRYGNQVGDHTLGTIHTHSAHFKVDLDVGGLENWVWAEDMAFDLSSVPWSPEHQIQRLRVTRKLLETEEQAAFPLGGTHPRYLYLASNHSNKWGHPRGYRIQMLSFAGEPLPQNSSMERAFSWGRYQLAVTQRKEGEPSSTSIYNLNDPWTPTVGFTDFINNETVAGRDLVAWVTAGFLHIPHAEDVPNTVTVGNGVGFFLRPYNFFDQDPSFDSADAVYFRGDQDAGACEVNHLACLPEAAACVPNLPAFSHGGFSRN; encoded by the exons ATGACTGTCTTCATTATTTTGTCCCTGTGTAGTGTTCTCATGGTAGGCGTGGGTGAAGGTGGAGCTGGGAGTGAGGAAGGAGTTGAGAGGGAATGTAAACCtggccagcctcccctctgcccctccatACGTCCCAGTGCCCAGCCCTGGACACACCCTGGCCAGAGCCAGCTGTTTGCAGACCTGAGCCGAGAGGAGCTGATGGCTGTGATGAGCTTTCTGACCCAGCagctggggcctggcctggtggatGCTGCCCAGGCCCGCCCCTCGGACAACTGCGTATTCTCAGTGGAGCTGCAGCTACCCCCCAAGGCTGCAGCCCTGGCCCACCTGGACAGGGGAAGTCCCCCGCCTGCCCGAGAGGCACTGGCCATTGTCTTCTTTGGCGGACAACCCCAGCCCAATGTGAGTGAGCTGGTGGTGGGACCACTGCCCCAGCCCTCCTACATGCGGGATGTGACCGTGGAACGTCATGGGGGCCCCCTGCCCTATTACCGACGCCCCGTGCTGATCCAAGAGTACCTGGACATAGACCAGATGATCTTTGACAGAGAGCTGCCCAAGGCTGCTGGTCTCCTCCACCACTGTTGCTTCTACAAACACCAAGGGCAGAACCTGGTGACGATGAACACAGCCCCCCGTGGTTTGCAATCAGGAGACCGGGCCACCTGGTTTGGCCTCTACCATAACATCTCAGGAGCTGGGTTTTTCCTGCACCCTGTAGGGTTGGAGTTGCTGGTAGACCACAAGGCTCTGGACCCTGCCCGCTGGACCATCCGGAAGGTGTTCTTTCAAGGCCGCTACTATGAGAGTCTGGCCCAGCTGGAGGACCAGtttgaggctggcctggtgaaTGTGGTGCTGGTCCCAGACAATGGCACAG AGACAGTGCTGGTTGTCAGATCTGTGTCTACCATGCTCAACTATGATTATGTGTGGGATATGGTCTTCCACCCCAACGGGGCCATAGAAGTCAAATTCCACGCCACGGGCTACATCAGCTCCACGTTCCTCTTTGGTGCTGCCCGAAGGTACGGGAACCAGGTTGGGGACCACACGCTGGGCACCATCCACACCCACAGCGCCCATTTCAAGGTGGATCTGGATGTAGGAG GACTGGAGAACTGGGTGTGGGCTGAGGACATGGCCTTTGACCTAAGCTCAGTACCCTGGAGCCCTGAGCACCAGATACAGAGACTGCGAGTGACCCGGAAGCTGCTGGAGACAGAGGAGCAGGCCGCCTTCCCCCTGGGAGGCACCCACCCTCGCTACCTGTACCTGGCCAGCAACCATAGCAACAAGTGGGGTCACCCAAGGGGCTATCGTATCCAGATGCTCAGCTTTGCTGGGGAGCCGCTGCCCCAGAACAGCTCCATGGAGAGAGCCTTCAGCTGGGGCAG GTACCAGCTGGCTGTGACCCAGCGGAAGGAGGGGGAgcccagcagcaccagcatctACAATTTGAATGACCCTTGGACACCCACTGTGGGCTTCACTGACTTCATCAACAATGAGACCGTGGCAGGGCGG GACTTGGTGGCCTGGGTGACAGCTGGTTTCCTGCACATCCCACATGCAGAGGACGTTCCCAACACGGTGACCGTGGGGAACGGTGTGGGCTTCTTCCTTCGACCCTATAACTTCTTTGACCAGGACCCCTCGTTCGATTCTGCTGATGCCGTCTACTTCCGGGGGGACCAGGATGCTGGAGCCTGTGAGGTCAACCACCTAGCTTGCCTCCCCGAGGCTGCTGCCTGTGTCCCCAACCTCCCTGCCTTCTCCCATGGGGGCTTCTCTCGCAACTAG
- the LOC100065718 gene encoding primary amine oxidase, liver isozyme isoform X4 has product MTVFIILSLCSVLMVGVGEGGAGSEEGVERECKPGQPPLCPSIRPSAQPWTHPGQSQLFADLSREELMAVMSFLTQQLGPGLVDAAQARPSDNCVFSVELQLPPKAAALAHLDRGSPPPAREALAIVFFGGQPQPNVSELVVGPLPQPSYMRDVTVERHGGPLPYYRRPVLIQEYLDIDQMIFDRELPKAAGLLHHCCFYKHQGQNLVTMNTAPRGLQSGDRATWFGLYHNISGAGFFLHPVGLELLVDHKALDPARWTIRKVFFQGRYYESLAQLEDQFEAGLVNVVLVPDNGTETVLVVRSVSTMLNYDYVWDMVFHPNGAIEVKFHATGYISSTFLFGAARRYGNQVGDHTLGTIHTHSAHFKVDLDVGGQKEPNSVPGLLGCSDLKWTTLPCSPSEGGLENWVWAEDMAFDLSSVPWSPEHQIQRLRVTRKLLETEEQAAFPLGGTHPRYLYLASNHSNKWGHPRGYRIQMLSFAGEPLPQNSSMERAFSWGRYQLAVTQRKEGEPSSTSIYNLNDPWTPTVGFTDFINNETVAGRDLVAWVTAGFLHIPHAEDVPNTVTVGNGVGFFLRPYNFFDQDPSFDSADAVYFRGDQDAGACEVNHLACLPEAAACVPNLPAFSHGGFSRN; this is encoded by the exons ATGACTGTCTTCATTATTTTGTCCCTGTGTAGTGTTCTCATGGTAGGCGTGGGTGAAGGTGGAGCTGGGAGTGAGGAAGGAGTTGAGAGGGAATGTAAACCtggccagcctcccctctgcccctccatACGTCCCAGTGCCCAGCCCTGGACACACCCTGGCCAGAGCCAGCTGTTTGCAGACCTGAGCCGAGAGGAGCTGATGGCTGTGATGAGCTTTCTGACCCAGCagctggggcctggcctggtggatGCTGCCCAGGCCCGCCCCTCGGACAACTGCGTATTCTCAGTGGAGCTGCAGCTACCCCCCAAGGCTGCAGCCCTGGCCCACCTGGACAGGGGAAGTCCCCCGCCTGCCCGAGAGGCACTGGCCATTGTCTTCTTTGGCGGACAACCCCAGCCCAATGTGAGTGAGCTGGTGGTGGGACCACTGCCCCAGCCCTCCTACATGCGGGATGTGACCGTGGAACGTCATGGGGGCCCCCTGCCCTATTACCGACGCCCCGTGCTGATCCAAGAGTACCTGGACATAGACCAGATGATCTTTGACAGAGAGCTGCCCAAGGCTGCTGGTCTCCTCCACCACTGTTGCTTCTACAAACACCAAGGGCAGAACCTGGTGACGATGAACACAGCCCCCCGTGGTTTGCAATCAGGAGACCGGGCCACCTGGTTTGGCCTCTACCATAACATCTCAGGAGCTGGGTTTTTCCTGCACCCTGTAGGGTTGGAGTTGCTGGTAGACCACAAGGCTCTGGACCCTGCCCGCTGGACCATCCGGAAGGTGTTCTTTCAAGGCCGCTACTATGAGAGTCTGGCCCAGCTGGAGGACCAGtttgaggctggcctggtgaaTGTGGTGCTGGTCCCAGACAATGGCACAG AGACAGTGCTGGTTGTCAGATCTGTGTCTACCATGCTCAACTATGATTATGTGTGGGATATGGTCTTCCACCCCAACGGGGCCATAGAAGTCAAATTCCACGCCACGGGCTACATCAGCTCCACGTTCCTCTTTGGTGCTGCCCGAAGGTACGGGAACCAGGTTGGGGACCACACGCTGGGCACCATCCACACCCACAGCGCCCATTTCAAGGTGGATCTGGATGTAGGAG GTCAGAAAGAACCCAACTCTGTACCTGGCCTGCTAGGCTGCTCCGACCTCAAGTGGACCACCCTCCCTTGCAGCCCCTCAGAAGGAG GACTGGAGAACTGGGTGTGGGCTGAGGACATGGCCTTTGACCTAAGCTCAGTACCCTGGAGCCCTGAGCACCAGATACAGAGACTGCGAGTGACCCGGAAGCTGCTGGAGACAGAGGAGCAGGCCGCCTTCCCCCTGGGAGGCACCCACCCTCGCTACCTGTACCTGGCCAGCAACCATAGCAACAAGTGGGGTCACCCAAGGGGCTATCGTATCCAGATGCTCAGCTTTGCTGGGGAGCCGCTGCCCCAGAACAGCTCCATGGAGAGAGCCTTCAGCTGGGGCAG GTACCAGCTGGCTGTGACCCAGCGGAAGGAGGGGGAgcccagcagcaccagcatctACAATTTGAATGACCCTTGGACACCCACTGTGGGCTTCACTGACTTCATCAACAATGAGACCGTGGCAGGGCGG GACTTGGTGGCCTGGGTGACAGCTGGTTTCCTGCACATCCCACATGCAGAGGACGTTCCCAACACGGTGACCGTGGGGAACGGTGTGGGCTTCTTCCTTCGACCCTATAACTTCTTTGACCAGGACCCCTCGTTCGATTCTGCTGATGCCGTCTACTTCCGGGGGGACCAGGATGCTGGAGCCTGTGAGGTCAACCACCTAGCTTGCCTCCCCGAGGCTGCTGCCTGTGTCCCCAACCTCCCTGCCTTCTCCCATGGGGGCTTCTCTCGCAACTAG
- the LOC100065718 gene encoding amine oxidase [copper-containing] 3 isoform X5 yields the protein MTVFIILSLCSVLMVGVGEGGAGSEEGVERECKPGQPPLCPSIRPSAQPWTHPGQSQLFADLSREELMAVMSFLTQQLGPGLVDAAQARPSDNCVFSVELQLPPKAAALAHLDRGSPPPAREALAIVFFGGQPQPNVSELVVGPLPQPSYMRDVTVERHGGPLPYYRRPVLIQEYLDIDQMIFDRELPKAAGLLHHCCFYKHQGQNLVTMNTAPRGLQSGDRATWFGLYHNISGAGFFLHPVGLELLVDHKALDPARWTIRKVFFQGRYYESLAQLEDQFEAGLVNVVLVPDNGTGGSWSLKSQVPPGPAPPLQVHPEGPRFSVQGNQVASSLWTFSFGLGAFSGPRIFDIRFQGERIAYELSLQEALAVYGGNSPSSLRSRYIDGGFGLGHFSSPLTRGVDCPYLATYMDWHFLLESQDPKTIHDAFCVFEQNQGLPLRRHHSDIHSHYFGGLAETVLVVRSVSTMLNYDYVWDMVFHPNGAIEVKFHATGYISSTFLFGAARRYGNQVGDHTLGTIHTHSAHFKVDLDVGGLENWVWAEDMAFDLSSVPWSPEHQIQRLRVTRKLLETEEQAAFPLGGTHPRYLYLASNHSNKWGHPRGYRIQMLSFAGEPLPQNSSMERAFSWGRYQLAVTQRKEGEPSSTSIYNLNDPWTPTVGFTDFINNETVAGRDLVAWVTAGFLHIPHAEDVPNTVTVGNGVGFFLRPYNFFDQDPSFDSADAVYFRGDQDAGASAMPDTGRTELCWPQTCCVPIPERRGSAGQGSGVMAKLFSENSCFFHLIF from the exons ATGACTGTCTTCATTATTTTGTCCCTGTGTAGTGTTCTCATGGTAGGCGTGGGTGAAGGTGGAGCTGGGAGTGAGGAAGGAGTTGAGAGGGAATGTAAACCtggccagcctcccctctgcccctccatACGTCCCAGTGCCCAGCCCTGGACACACCCTGGCCAGAGCCAGCTGTTTGCAGACCTGAGCCGAGAGGAGCTGATGGCTGTGATGAGCTTTCTGACCCAGCagctggggcctggcctggtggatGCTGCCCAGGCCCGCCCCTCGGACAACTGCGTATTCTCAGTGGAGCTGCAGCTACCCCCCAAGGCTGCAGCCCTGGCCCACCTGGACAGGGGAAGTCCCCCGCCTGCCCGAGAGGCACTGGCCATTGTCTTCTTTGGCGGACAACCCCAGCCCAATGTGAGTGAGCTGGTGGTGGGACCACTGCCCCAGCCCTCCTACATGCGGGATGTGACCGTGGAACGTCATGGGGGCCCCCTGCCCTATTACCGACGCCCCGTGCTGATCCAAGAGTACCTGGACATAGACCAGATGATCTTTGACAGAGAGCTGCCCAAGGCTGCTGGTCTCCTCCACCACTGTTGCTTCTACAAACACCAAGGGCAGAACCTGGTGACGATGAACACAGCCCCCCGTGGTTTGCAATCAGGAGACCGGGCCACCTGGTTTGGCCTCTACCATAACATCTCAGGAGCTGGGTTTTTCCTGCACCCTGTAGGGTTGGAGTTGCTGGTAGACCACAAGGCTCTGGACCCTGCCCGCTGGACCATCCGGAAGGTGTTCTTTCAAGGCCGCTACTATGAGAGTCTGGCCCAGCTGGAGGACCAGtttgaggctggcctggtgaaTGTGGTGCTGGTCCCAGACAATGGCACAGGTGGGTCCTGGTCCCTGAAGTCCCAGGTGCCCCCGGGTCCGGCTCCCCCTCTGCAAGTCCATCCCGAGGGTCCCCGCTTCAGTGTCCAGGGGAACCAAGTGGCCTCTTCATTGTGGACTTTCTCCTTTGGCCTGGGAGCTTTCAGTGGCCCAAGGATATTTGACATCCGCTTCCAAGGGGAGAGAATAGCCTATGAACTTAGCCTCCAGGAGGCCTTGGCTGTCTATGGTGGCAATTCTCCTTCTTCTTTGCGAAGCCGGTACATAGATGGTGGCTTTGGCTTGGGGCACTTCTCTTCACCCCTGACCCGTGGGGTGGACTGCCCCTACCTGGCCACCTACATGGATTGGCACTTCCTTTTGGAGTCCCAAGACCCCAAGACAATACATGACGCCTTTTGTGTGTTTGAACAGAATCAGGGCCTCCCCCTGAGGCGACACCACTCAGATATCCACTCCCATTATTTTGGGGGACTTGCAGAGACAGTGCTGGTTGTCAGATCTGTGTCTACCATGCTCAACTATGATTATGTGTGGGATATGGTCTTCCACCCCAACGGGGCCATAGAAGTCAAATTCCACGCCACGGGCTACATCAGCTCCACGTTCCTCTTTGGTGCTGCCCGAAGGTACGGGAACCAGGTTGGGGACCACACGCTGGGCACCATCCACACCCACAGCGCCCATTTCAAGGTGGATCTGGATGTAGGAG GACTGGAGAACTGGGTGTGGGCTGAGGACATGGCCTTTGACCTAAGCTCAGTACCCTGGAGCCCTGAGCACCAGATACAGAGACTGCGAGTGACCCGGAAGCTGCTGGAGACAGAGGAGCAGGCCGCCTTCCCCCTGGGAGGCACCCACCCTCGCTACCTGTACCTGGCCAGCAACCATAGCAACAAGTGGGGTCACCCAAGGGGCTATCGTATCCAGATGCTCAGCTTTGCTGGGGAGCCGCTGCCCCAGAACAGCTCCATGGAGAGAGCCTTCAGCTGGGGCAG GTACCAGCTGGCTGTGACCCAGCGGAAGGAGGGGGAgcccagcagcaccagcatctACAATTTGAATGACCCTTGGACACCCACTGTGGGCTTCACTGACTTCATCAACAATGAGACCGTGGCAGGGCGG GACTTGGTGGCCTGGGTGACAGCTGGTTTCCTGCACATCCCACATGCAGAGGACGTTCCCAACACGGTGACCGTGGGGAACGGTGTGGGCTTCTTCCTTCGACCCTATAACTTCTTTGACCAGGACCCCTCGTTCGATTCTGCTGATGCCGTCTACTTCCGGGGGGACCAGGATGCTGGAGCCT CTGCGATGCCTGATACAGGGAGGACTGAGCTTTGTTGGCCCCAGACCTGCTGCGTTCCCATCCCAGAGAGGAGAGGATCGGCCGGCCAGGGCTCTGGAGTGATGGCCAAGCTTTTCTCAGAAAACTCCTgtttttttcatcttattttttga